In Amycolatopsis coloradensis, one genomic interval encodes:
- a CDS encoding DUF6235 family protein, whose protein sequence is MAMRLQLTSGLQVLEEWAINAPQADRNVVYEALFAVADGSAFLIYDIFGDSREPHQFLFLVKHDLVLRIGIDRADSSFEIVYIGALEQGTPAAAWAEESDES, encoded by the coding sequence ATGGCTATGCGCCTCCAGCTCACGTCGGGTTTGCAGGTGTTGGAAGAATGGGCGATCAATGCTCCGCAGGCCGACAGGAATGTCGTCTACGAAGCGCTTTTCGCGGTGGCGGACGGCTCCGCCTTCCTCATCTACGACATTTTCGGCGACAGCAGGGAACCGCATCAGTTTCTTTTTCTGGTGAAACACGACCTCGTCCTCCGTATCGGGATCGATCGCGCCGATTCCTCGTTCGAGATCGTCTACATCGGGGCGCTGGAGCAGGGCACACCCGCGGCGGCCTGGGCTGAG